In Eupeodes corollae chromosome 3, idEupCoro1.1, whole genome shotgun sequence, a single genomic region encodes these proteins:
- the LOC129950004 gene encoding 28S ribosomal protein S2, mitochondrial, whose product MLNSINKFKRFCAVRPLQNLARWQQTMVQETAKPEPEDISEFEKRALQSPDYFEVHNLFTIRDLFNARVHYGHKEGSLDERMLPYVYGSRLGHIIFDLDKTAQHLRDALNITAHIAFRDGIILFLNRNALNAHLVEKKAMEAGEFSHTRFWRGGIFTNANVQFGAVTRLPDLCIFLNTQNNVLHQHVAVRDSAKMAIPTIGIVDSNCNPNLITYPVPGNDDSPAAIELYCNLFKAAILRGKQKRKELLGLPIEPVDKK is encoded by the exons ATgctaaattcaataaataaat tTAAAAGATTCTGTGCTGTTAGGCCATTACAGAACCTAGCACGATGGCAACAAACCATGGTTCAAGAGACAGCTAAACCCGAACCAGAAGACATTTCCGAATTCG aaaaacgAGCCCTGCAAAGTCCGGATTATTTTGAAGTTCACAACCTTTTCACCATCCGTGATTTGTTTAATGCTCGAGTTCATTACGGACACAAGGAGGGTTCCTTGGATGAGAGAATGCTTCCGTATGTGTATGGCAGTCGACTGGGTCACATCATCTTCGATTTGGACAAGACAGCTCAACATCTCCGTGACGCACTCAACATAACAGCACATATAGCCTTTCGAGATGGTATAATTCTATTCCTCAATCGTAACGCTCTAAATGCCCATTTAGTTGAGAAGAAGGCAATGGAGGCTGGAGAATTCTCACACACTCGATTCTGGCGTGGAGGTATCTTCACAAATGCCAATGTGCAGTTTGGAGCTGTAACTAGGCTACCTGATCTTTGCATTTTCTTAAATACACAAAACAATGTGTTGCATCAACATGTTGCTGTAAGGGATTCAGCTAAAATGGCCATACCCACAATTGGCATAGTTGACTCAAATTGCAATCCTAATTTAATAACTTATCCAGTGCCTGGAAATGATGATTCCCCGGCAGCTATTGAGCtatattgtaatttatttaaagcagCAATTCTTCGTGGTAAGCAGAAAAGGAAAGAGTTGCTGGGACTACCTATTGAACcagttgataaaaaataa